The following are from one region of the Sandaracinus amylolyticus genome:
- a CDS encoding SDR family NAD(P)-dependent oxidoreductase, which produces MAASSRRVLVTGASRGIGRATALALARRGDRLVLAARDELALRNVAREVVALGAEAIVIPCDVTDDASVSSAIERALATTSRPSSCARSIVHLAPTRRARCSARSCASPGCSRRGPRRAWARARSRCSRCLARWGAPSRPVRAPTRDRASCPPRAACSPARSRR; this is translated from the coding sequence ATGGCTGCCTCGTCTCGTCGTGTCCTGGTCACCGGTGCATCGCGCGGCATCGGTCGCGCGACCGCGCTCGCGCTCGCGCGCCGTGGTGATCGTCTCGTGCTCGCGGCGCGCGACGAGCTCGCGCTGCGCAACGTCGCGCGGGAGGTCGTGGCGCTCGGTGCCGAGGCGATCGTGATCCCGTGCGACGTGACCGACGACGCGAGCGTGTCGAGCGCGATCGAGCGCGCGCTCGCGACCACGTCGCGGCCGAGCTCCTGCGCGCGGTCGATCGTGCACCTCGCGCCTACGCGGCGAGCCCGGTGTTCCGCGCGTTCCTGCGCCTCGCCGGGATGTTCCCGGCGTGGGCCGAGGCGCGCATGGGCGCGAGCACGAAGTCGCTGCTCGCGTTGCCTGGCTAGGTGGGGCGCGCCTTCGCGGCCAGTGCGAGCACCCACACGCGACCGCGCGTCGTGCCCACCGCGAGCCGCGTGCTCCCCGGCGCGATCGCGACGCTGA